AAACCACCGAACCGGTAATTTCCCGCTTCGACTGGCTACCGTAACCGACAACCACAACCTCGTTCAATGCCTTGTCACTGTTCTCAAGTTGTGGTGAAATCGTCGAACGGTTTCCAACGACCTCTTCCACATCACCATAGCCTATATACGTAAAAAGTAATGTGCTGTTTGCCGGCACCTGAATCCTGTAATTTCCGTTCGCATCAGAAACCACACCATCGGTGCTATTCTTCACCCGCACAGAAACGCCGACCAGCGCCTGGCCCGTCGCTTTTTCGGTAACCTGCCCGCTTACAGTGACTTGATTAGCCCGGCCAGCGGTCTGCGCCTGTCCGGAGCTGCAACAAACAAGCAACAACAGCGTTGCGAAAAGCATCCGCAGCGGCAGTCCGTAAGCACTGCGGAAATAACTATGACATTCAGTAAACATTTTGTTTCCCATAAATATGGAAGGTTAGTGGTCTAGAAATGATTGAATCGAAAGGTATCGAAACAAATATATGTTTTTTATCAAAACAAAAATATTTTACGTAAGAAAAAATAACCAAAATGCATCAAAAAAGAAAGGTAATGACGGTTTTGTAAAATTTATTGTAATCAATGAAGTGACAACGAAAGTTTTTCTGTCCATTTTCTGATGACATTGTAAACAAAAATGTCAGATGAAGGATAAAGCGGTGGAACAGCTGGCCAGGCTACTGCGGGGATCATTCGTCCTCTTTTCAAGCATTTAAGTATCTGCATTCCGTTTTAAAAAATTTGTCCAAAGACGAACGCCTGTTGTCCGGTTCTGAACAATTAGCATGACCGATGATTACCTTATCGTGTCTATTCTGAACCGGAAAGGCCAATTCTCTTTTATTGGCATATGTTTTGTTATACCGAAATGGATCATATATGTATAACTAAAAAAAACGCCTGATCGATGAGACGAAGCGATTTGGGAGAGTTTGAAGAAATTGTGCTGTTGGCAGTTGCCGCCTTGTCCAACAATGCGTACACCATAACCGTCGCAGAAGAGCTGGAACGTGAAACCGGCCATATCGTTACCTCTGGCGCCGTGCACGCAGCCATGCAGCGCCTTGAGCAAAAAGGTTATCTGCGGTCTGCCTGGGGTGAAGCGACAGCCGAGAGGGGAGGCCGCCGTAAGCGTCTGTACTCGGTAACAGCATTGGGCGGACGAATCCTGGAAGAGTCGCGTGCAGTGCGCAACAGATTCTGGGACCGGATCTTACCGGCTATTCGCCTTGAATGGAACTGATCAGTTAACCAACTCTCCGATGCAATCGAAACACAAGCGCCCGGACAGAGCATCCGAAGAACCGCCCCGCTATCTGACTTCATTCCTTAACAGGCTGATTGCGCCACATCTCCGTGAAGAAGTGCTTGGCGATTTGCATGAACGGTATGCCCGTCGCATACTGGCCCATGGAAAAGCCAGTGCCAGAAAACGTTACCTGCTCGAAGCAATGGCTTACGTGCGGCCGGCCTTTATGGAGCGTCAAAAAAATGAATATCCTTCACCCTTTTTCCTAGGTCCTGCCATGATAAAAAACTATTTCAAAATCGCATTTAGAAACCTTGTTAAAAATAAGGGTATCTCGGCCATCAATATCTGCGGGCTCGCCATAGGTATTTTATGTTGTCTCTTTATTTTTCTATGGGTTCAGGACGAAAAGCGGGTGGATAATTTTCACACCAATGGAAAGGACCTGTTTGCGGTGTATGAAACGTCTATCGCAAACGGGAAAGTGGATGGATCCTATTCTGCTTCTTTCCTGGTAGCGCCAGGCTCAAGTTATCCCTCTTTTGCGCTGGAAAATGTCAATGAGGCAATTCCCGAAATAGAATATCAGGCATACTATGCTACTGGTTATGAGCTTCCGTGGGGCCACCCGGAAACGTTTCAGGTTGGAGAAAAAAAGATAAAGATGGAAGGCTCGCGGGCAGGGGCGGATTTCTTCAAAATTTTCAGTTTCAAGCTCATCGAAGGCACCGCGGAGACAGCTCTGAAGGATGTCAGCGGTGTTGCGATTTCAAAGCATATGGCGGAAATGTTCTTTGGCAGCCCGGCCAAAGCAATAGGAAAAACGATGCGTTTTGAAAACCGGATAAATTTTAAAGTTACGGCTGTTTTTGACGATATCCCGCGCCACAGCTCCCTGAAATTTGATTATCTTTTTAATTGGGAAGCTCAAAAAACGAAGCTGGAATTCGCATCGAATGAGATCCGTTCCTATCTGAAACTTGCGGAAGGGGCAGACGTTTCAAAAGTGGAAAGTAAGCTAAATAGTTATATCACCAAGCGTATTGAAAAAAGGCCGGGCGTGGAGCAGCGGGCGGGGCTGATCCGGTTTTCGGACCAGTATCTTTACGGCTCTTTCGCAAATGGCAAACCCGAAGGCGGGCGCATTGAATATTTACGGATTTTTAGTGGTGTGGGCCTTTTTATACTCCTGATCGCCTGCATTAATTTCATGAATTTGTCGACAGCCCGTTCTGTAAAACGTGCGAAGGAAGTGGGGTTGCGAAAGGTCGTCGGGTCATCCAGAACGAGCCTTGTGTTTCAGTTTTTTGGTGAATCAATGCTGTTCTCGTTCCTGGCCATGCTTGTCTCACTGGCATTTTTAATGTTGCTGCTATCTGCTTTTAATAATCTTACAGGTAAAGAACTCAGTTTTCCTGTTGCTGAGCCATCGTTTTGGATTTTTCTAATCGCCTTGGTACTGGTAACCGGGATTGCAGCAGGGAGCTACCCTGCATTATATCTGTCTTCCCTTAAACCGATGCGGATACTGAAAGGTGTGGTTCGTTTTACGAAAAGCGGTCTGTGGTTCAGGCAGGGGTTAACGGTCTTTCAGTTTGCAATGTCCATTGTGCTGCTTATTGCCACGATCGTTATTTCCCAGCAAACCCGTTTTGTTCAAAATACACATCTGGGATTCGACCGGGAAAACCTGGTTTATCTTCGTGTGGAGGGACAACTAGCCAACCGTAATAATTATCTCCTTTTTAAAGAACGTGTGTCTGAGCTCCCGGGCGTGGCGATGGTAGACCGAAGTACCGAGGCGCCGCACGATATGGGTTTTTCTGTGGCCGAAGCGATTGACTGGGAGGGGAAAGAAAAGAACTCGGCTGTCTATTTCAGCCCGGCTTCGGTGGGGATGGATTTTATAAAACTGATGAAACTGGAAATTGCAGCAGGGCGGGATTTTTCGAAATCGATGGCCACTGATTCGACGGATGCTTTTCTGGTCAATGAAGAGGCGGTAAGACAAATGGGCCTCAAAAATCCGATTGGTAAATGGGTTTCCGCCTGGAAAAAGAAAGGGCATATCATTGGTGTTCTCAAAGATTACCACACACAATCCCTGCATGAAAAGATCAAACCCCTGATCATTGATGTAAAGGAAAATGAATATTTCGGTGTCATTCTCATTCGCACCAAACCTGGCAAGACCAGGGAGGCGCTTGCGGGAATAGGGGCTGTTTACAAAGAAATCAACCCGAATTATCCATTCACTTACCAGTTTCTGGATCAGGAGTTTGATAAACTCTATCGCAGTGAACAGGTTATTGCCAAACTTTCAAACCTGCTGGCACCGCTTGCTATCCTGATTTCAAGTCTGGGCTTGCTGGGACTTGCCCTGTTCTCAGCAGAGCAGCGCGTTAAAGAAATCGGAATACGGAAAGTGCTTGGCGCATCCATTGCAGGCGTTGTGTCATTGCTTTCAAAAGATTTTCTGAAACTGGTAATGATCGCTATTCTGATCGCATCCCCGGTAGGATGGTTTGTTATGAGCCATTGGCTTGAAGGTTTTGCCTATAAGATCAATATCGAATGGTGGGTTTTCGCGCTGGCCGCGCTCGTGGTGATGACGATCGCCGCTTTCACTGTGTCGTTTCAAAGTATCAAAGCCGCCTTGATGAATCCGGTTAGCAGTCTTCGTAGCGAATAGTTGCTCAGTATCTTTGCATATGGAGCAAATGCTGTTATTCCACCAGCCCCGATCAACAAACCAACCGATAGCCTACTCCCCTGAGCGTAAGAATTTCAACCGATGGGTCTGCCTTCAGATGCTTTCGTAATTTGGTAATGAATACGTCCAGTGTACGCCCGTGGAAATAACTGTCGTCTCCCCACAATCCCAATAAGATGTGCCGGCGCTCCAGAATCTGGTTTTGATGATCGTATAGCAGCTGGAGTAGTTGGGTTTCCCGGTGAGAAAGGCGGATAACCCCCTGATCGGGTAATTGAAGGCTCTGTTGATGCGCCAAAAAGGCATAGCGGCCAATAGAGACCGTTTCCGCTGGCCGCAAAGCGGAGGGAGCGGAACGTTTCAGCAGCTCCCGGATCCGTAGGAACAACTCTTCGAGGCTGAACGGTTTTTTCAGATAATCATTCCCCCCACTGCGATAACCCTCCATGAGGTCTTTGGTGGCCGTGCGGGCGGTCAGATACAGAATAGGAATGGCCTGATCCACCAGGCGGATTTTCTCAACCAAAGTAAATCCATCGGTGGTGGGGAGCATTACGTCGACAATACAAAGTGAAAAGGGCTGGGTTCGAAACAGGTCTAGGGCCTGTTGACCATCCCCGGCATGGGTGACCTGGTATTGACGCTGTTCCAGGCTATCGGCAACAACCTGGGCCAGAAAGGGTTCATCTTCCACCAGGAGGATATGGGCTTTTTTCATCAGCATAAGGGAATACGAATCCAAAACAAACTGCCAATCGGTTCGTTGGCTTCCGCCCGGATAGACCCGCCGTGCTGCGTAAGAATTTGCTTCACGTAGCTGAGGCCCAGGCCGTAACCTTTCACATCATGCACGTTCCCCCGTGGTATCCGAAAGAAGGGTTCGAATATTTTGGTCCGAAATTCCGCAGGTACGCCAATGCCGTTGTCGGCAATACCAACTTCAACCCATCGGTCTTTGGTAATCAGACTGATAGCGAGCTGTGGATGAGCTGAGCCATATTTGACGGCATTGTCCAGCACATTGGTGAACACCGCTAATAAGCTGGTAGCCCGGGCGTTCACCAGCACCGGCTTAGTTTGGGGCTGATAGGACAGCCAGGCTTCCGGAAGGTTGTGCCGAAGCGGAAGTTCCCGAATAGCCTGATCCAGAAGCTGGCATACATTGACCGCCTGCCAGGGCTCGTCGGCTAAGGTGATTTTGCGGTTGGCATTTAAGATCTGGGCCGTCAATCCGGTTAATTTATCGGTCTGGTACGTAATAATATCAAGGTATTTTTTTTGAACCTGCGGCGGGTGGTTAAAGGTTTTCAGAGCTTCGGCCGTAATTTTAATCGAGGTGAGTGGCGTATTGAGCTCATGGCTCATGTTGTTAATAAAATCATCCTTGAGCCGGGCTAATTTGTCTTGGGACAGTAACGTCTTTGCGGTGTAACTGAAACAAAACAAACTGATGGCAACGAGCAGGAATGTGCCCAGGATAACCCATTTCATGGTTTTGAAAAAGTAATGCGATGGCGGGTCGAAACGGGCACGCACCCATTCGTTGGCGTAAGGTTTGCGAAAGGAAGTACCTACCGGCTGCGTCCAATAACCGGTGCCGCCCTGGCGGGTGGTCGTCAAGATATACCGGGCATCGATCCCTTTATTAGCTAGCAGATTTTCGTAA
This Dyadobacter sp. UC 10 DNA region includes the following protein-coding sequences:
- a CDS encoding PadR family transcriptional regulator, coding for MRRSDLGEFEEIVLLAVAALSNNAYTITVAEELERETGHIVTSGAVHAAMQRLEQKGYLRSAWGEATAERGGRRKRLYSVTALGGRILEESRAVRNRFWDRILPAIRLEWN
- a CDS encoding ABC transporter permease; the protein is MQSKHKRPDRASEEPPRYLTSFLNRLIAPHLREEVLGDLHERYARRILAHGKASARKRYLLEAMAYVRPAFMERQKNEYPSPFFLGPAMIKNYFKIAFRNLVKNKGISAINICGLAIGILCCLFIFLWVQDEKRVDNFHTNGKDLFAVYETSIANGKVDGSYSASFLVAPGSSYPSFALENVNEAIPEIEYQAYYATGYELPWGHPETFQVGEKKIKMEGSRAGADFFKIFSFKLIEGTAETALKDVSGVAISKHMAEMFFGSPAKAIGKTMRFENRINFKVTAVFDDIPRHSSLKFDYLFNWEAQKTKLEFASNEIRSYLKLAEGADVSKVESKLNSYITKRIEKRPGVEQRAGLIRFSDQYLYGSFANGKPEGGRIEYLRIFSGVGLFILLIACINFMNLSTARSVKRAKEVGLRKVVGSSRTSLVFQFFGESMLFSFLAMLVSLAFLMLLLSAFNNLTGKELSFPVAEPSFWIFLIALVLVTGIAAGSYPALYLSSLKPMRILKGVVRFTKSGLWFRQGLTVFQFAMSIVLLIATIVISQQTRFVQNTHLGFDRENLVYLRVEGQLANRNNYLLFKERVSELPGVAMVDRSTEAPHDMGFSVAEAIDWEGKEKNSAVYFSPASVGMDFIKLMKLEIAAGRDFSKSMATDSTDAFLVNEEAVRQMGLKNPIGKWVSAWKKKGHIIGVLKDYHTQSLHEKIKPLIIDVKENEYFGVILIRTKPGKTREALAGIGAVYKEINPNYPFTYQFLDQEFDKLYRSEQVIAKLSNLLAPLAILISSLGLLGLALFSAEQRVKEIGIRKVLGASIAGVVSLLSKDFLKLVMIAILIASPVGWFVMSHWLEGFAYKINIEWWVFALAALVVMTIAAFTVSFQSIKAALMNPVSSLRSE
- a CDS encoding response regulator transcription factor → MKKAHILLVEDEPFLAQVVADSLEQRQYQVTHAGDGQQALDLFRTQPFSLCIVDVMLPTTDGFTLVEKIRLVDQAIPILYLTARTATKDLMEGYRSGGNDYLKKPFSLEELFLRIRELLKRSAPSALRPAETVSIGRYAFLAHQQSLQLPDQGVIRLSHRETQLLQLLYDHQNQILERRHILLGLWGDDSYFHGRTLDVFITKLRKHLKADPSVEILTLRGVGYRLVC
- a CDS encoding sensor histidine kinase; its protein translation is MKQPVNLILTLMALCIAGIIGLQLFWNYQNYRATVQSFQHDINQTLTQAVDLEMAQRRQGLINQVKLWLADTSLIQITCDINNRDSSTVFHINDRHPKFKGGSGMSFGIGDFKPRLTQLSPSVKRMVINHLADRRIRKDLEGGVVYYYTQRLGDSLNLAFERSHMRLHELDSIYENLLANKGIDARYILTTTRQGGTGYWTQPVGTSFRKPYANEWVRARFDPPSHYFFKTMKWVILGTFLLVAISLFCFSYTAKTLLSQDKLARLKDDFINNMSHELNTPLTSIKITAEALKTFNHPPQVQKKYLDIITYQTDKLTGLTAQILNANRKITLADEPWQAVNVCQLLDQAIRELPLRHNLPEAWLSYQPQTKPVLVNARATSLLAVFTNVLDNAVKYGSAHPQLAISLITKDRWVEVGIADNGIGVPAEFRTKIFEPFFRIPRGNVHDVKGYGLGLSYVKQILTQHGGSIRAEANEPIGSLFWIRIPLC